A single window of Coffea eugenioides isolate CCC68of chromosome 7, Ceug_1.0, whole genome shotgun sequence DNA harbors:
- the LOC113776933 gene encoding uncharacterized protein LOC113776933 yields the protein MTKTSGADGISRGAIGIVPEDLTEENYEAWKGCLKHYLVGHGLWGVVSGKEQDPIKDESQDYGEDKKQEHEEWQMKNALALHAIQLSCGPRTYVKLKAHNFAQVAWKQLDEKLKPDNLEVDNEGPKEHLHYEQLYKAIAIGYFRHTKHLLDQDPLAVRAIVSSHKETALHIAIQHGRMKIAKELLQRMAPEDLEVVNEYGSTALTLAAISGVTKLARTIVEKNNRLLVMKNDLDNGQLPRNTKGASKSR from the exons ATGACGAAAACTTCAG GAGCTGATGGGATTAGTAGAGGTGCAATTGGAATTGTTCCCGAGGATCTCACTGAGGAGAACTATGAGGCATGGAAAGGATGCTTGAAACATTATTTGGTCGGGCATGGCCTTTGGGGTGTTGTTTCTGGTAAGGAGCAGGATCCTATAAAAGATGAGAGTCAAGATTACGGAGAAGATAAGAAACAGGAACACGAGGAATGGCAGATGAAGAATGCATTGGCCTTACATGCCATCCAACTTTCATGCGGACCACGCACATATGTTAAATTAAAAGCTCACAATTTTGCCCAAGTTGCATGGAAGCAGTTGGATGAAAAACTAAAGCCCGACAATCTTGAAGTTGATAATGAAG GACCGAAAGAGCACCTTCATTATGAGCAATTGTACAAAGCAATCGCGATAGGTTATTTTCGTCACACAAAACATCTACTTGATCAAGATCCACTCGCTGTTAGGGCAATAGTTTCATCACATAAAGAAACTGCACTTCACATTGCTATTCAGCATGGACGCATGAAGATTGCAAAGGAGTTATTGCAGAGAATGGCACCAGAAGACTTGGAAGTTGTTAATGAATATGGATCCACAGCTCTTACTCTTGCTGCAATCAGTGGTGTAACAAAGCTGGCAAGGACTATTGTGGAAAAAAATAATAGGCTGCTTGTTATGAAAAATGACCTTGACAATGGGCAGCTTCCT CGTAACACCAAAGGAGCATCTAAGTCCAGATAG
- the LOC113776932 gene encoding uncharacterized protein LOC113776932 yields MKQIHEKKRIHRDALEILFCIVKELRTMSNIELERMQIDKILYDAIQHGIVEFVEEILIWLPALIYSRDKTGRTVFSHAILLCQETIYSLIYALGERTSILARRQDSFGNNFLHLAARLSPPSQLDRVSGAALQMQMELQWFQVAIQFIEVESILPPRMKKELNSSDKTPSALFSDEHKALAKEGEKWMKNIAGSSMIVGTLIAAAMFTTAFTVPGGNDGKTGLPVMIGTQQKAFLFLMASNAVSMFTSTTSILMFLGILTARYAEKEFLKSLPTKLIFGITFLFVSIVFMMASFGTAIYLTLIEQVAWISYPIIVFCVIPIALYSLLQFPLLVEMISRTYGHGMFDKRKKKLSSFDT; encoded by the exons ATGAAGCAAATacatgaaaagaaaaggattcATAGAGATGCCCTTGAAATCCTATTCTGCATTGTTAAGGAACTCCGGACAATGAGCAACATAGAACTTGAAAGGATGCAGattgataaaattttatacgACGCCATTCAGCATGGAATCGTTGAGTTTGTTGAGGAAATTTTAATATGGCTTCCTGCACTCATCTATAGCAGAGACAAAACAGGCAGAACAGTATTTTCACATGCAATTTTGCTTTGCCAAGAGACAATTTATAGCCTTATATATGCCTTGGGAGAGCGAACGAGCATTCTAGCCCGCAGGCAAGACTCTTTCGGAAACAATTTCTTACATTTAGCAGCCAGGCTGTCTCCACCATCTCAACTTGACAGGGTTTCTGGAGCAGCTCTTCAAATGCAAATGGAACTACAATGGTTTCAGGTCGCAATTCAATTCATT gaAGTTGAGAGTATTCTACCACCAAGGATGAAGAAAGAATTGAATTCTAGTGATAAAACACCTTCTGCCCTCTTCTCTGACGAGCATAAGGCATTGGCTAAGGAGGGAGAGAAATGGATGAAAAATATTGCAGGATCAAGTATGATTGTGGGAACTCTCATCGCTGCAGCCATGTTTACAACGGCTTTCACAGTTCCAGGTGGTAATGATGGTAAAACAGGGCTCCCTGTCATGATAGGTACTCAACAAAAAGCATTCTTGTTTCTTATGGCATCAAATGCAGTGTCAATGTTCACTTCTACAACATCGATTCTGATGTTCTTGGGGATTCTTACTGCACGTTATGCAGAAAAAGAATTTCTCAAGTCCTTACCTACAAAGTTAATATTTGGAATCACATTTTTGTTCGTCTCGATAGTCTTCATGATGGCATCATTTGGTACTGCTATATATCTGACGCTGATCGAACAAGTAGCTTGGATTTCCTACCCAATCATTGTTTTCTGTGTTATTCCAATAGCCCTTTACTCATTGCTGCAATTCCCTCTTCTGGTTGAGATGATCAGTCGCACTTACGGACATGGCATGTTCGACAAACGTAAAAAGAAACTCTCGAGTTTTGATACCTGA